A part of Winslowiella toletana genomic DNA contains:
- the prs gene encoding ribose-phosphate diphosphokinase: MPDMKLFAGNATPELAQRIANRLYTSLGDAAVGRFSDGEVSVQINENVRGGDIFIIQSTCAPTNDNLMELVVMVDALRRASAGRITAVIPYFGYARQDRRVRSARVPITAKVVADFLSSVGVDRVLTVDLHAEQIQGFFDVPVDNVFGSPILLEDMLQIGLVNPIVVSPDIGGVVRARAIAKLLNDTDMAIIDKRRPRANVSQVMHIIGDVAGRDCVLVDDMIDTGGTLCKAAEALKERGAKRVFAYATHPIFSGNAVENLRNSVIDEVVVCDTIPLPEEIKALPNVRTLTLSGMLAEAIRRISNEESISAMFEH, translated from the coding sequence GTGCCTGATATGAAGCTTTTTGCTGGTAACGCTACGCCGGAACTAGCACAACGTATTGCCAACCGCCTTTACACCAGCCTGGGAGACGCCGCTGTCGGTCGTTTCAGTGATGGTGAAGTCAGTGTACAAATTAATGAAAATGTACGCGGTGGTGATATTTTCATCATCCAGTCCACCTGTGCCCCAACCAACGATAACCTGATGGAACTGGTTGTAATGGTTGACGCGCTGCGTCGTGCTTCCGCTGGTCGTATTACTGCTGTTATTCCCTATTTTGGTTATGCGCGTCAGGACCGTCGTGTCCGCTCAGCGCGTGTGCCGATCACCGCGAAAGTGGTTGCGGATTTCCTTTCCAGCGTTGGCGTTGACCGTGTTCTGACCGTGGACCTGCATGCAGAACAGATTCAGGGATTCTTTGATGTCCCGGTTGATAACGTGTTTGGTAGCCCGATTCTGCTTGAAGATATGTTGCAGATCGGTCTGGTCAATCCGATTGTGGTTTCTCCGGATATCGGCGGCGTGGTGCGTGCTCGTGCTATCGCTAAACTGCTGAACGATACCGATATGGCGATTATCGATAAGCGCCGTCCACGCGCCAACGTGTCTCAGGTGATGCATATCATCGGTGACGTGGCGGGCCGTGACTGTGTGCTGGTTGATGATATGATCGATACTGGCGGTACGCTGTGTAAAGCAGCGGAAGCGCTGAAAGAACGCGGTGCAAAACGTGTGTTTGCCTATGCCACGCACCCGATTTTCTCTGGCAACGCGGTGGAAAACCTGCGCAACTCGGTGATTGACGAAGTTGTGGTATGTGACACCATCCCGCTGCCGGAAGAGATCAAAGCCCTGCCAAACGTGCGTACCCTTACGCTGTCTGGCATGCTGGCCGAAGCGATTCGCCGTATCAGCAATGAAGAATCCATCTCTGCGATGTTTGAACACTAA
- the ispE gene encoding 4-(cytidine 5'-diphospho)-2-C-methyl-D-erythritol kinase: MITTWPAPAKLNLFLYITGRRADGYHNLQTLFQFLDYGDTLHITPDNSGTIRLLTPIDGVADEQNLIVRAARLLMQQATQAGTLPGEAGAAIAIDKQLPMGGGLGGGSSNAATVLVALNQLWQTGFTLDQLATMGLTLGADVPVFVKGHAAFAEGVGEQLQPVNPPEKWYLVAHAGVSIPTPLVFNDPELKRDTPLRAFSHIMQSPFSNDCEPAVRKRFREVEQLVSWLLEYAPSRLTGTGACVFAEFDTESAARQVLELAPNWLRGFVARGVNVSPLHRNLSGQ; this comes from the coding sequence ATGATCACCACCTGGCCTGCTCCGGCAAAACTTAACCTGTTTCTTTACATCACCGGGCGTCGTGCGGACGGCTACCATAATCTGCAGACGCTGTTTCAGTTTCTTGATTACGGCGACACGCTGCATATTACGCCGGATAACAGCGGGACTATTCGTCTGCTGACGCCGATCGACGGTGTGGCCGACGAGCAGAACCTGATCGTGCGCGCCGCGCGCCTGCTGATGCAGCAGGCAACGCAGGCGGGCACCCTGCCCGGCGAAGCTGGCGCCGCTATCGCCATTGATAAGCAGTTACCGATGGGCGGTGGACTGGGCGGCGGCTCGTCAAACGCCGCCACGGTGCTGGTCGCGCTGAACCAGCTATGGCAGACCGGTTTCACTCTCGATCAGCTGGCGACGATGGGATTAACCCTTGGCGCTGATGTGCCGGTGTTTGTAAAAGGCCATGCCGCTTTCGCTGAAGGCGTCGGTGAACAGTTACAACCGGTAAATCCGCCAGAAAAATGGTATCTGGTGGCGCATGCAGGCGTTAGCATCCCGACACCGCTGGTATTCAACGATCCCGAGCTGAAACGTGACACCCCATTACGCGCTTTTTCGCACATTATGCAGTCACCTTTTAGCAATGATTGTGAACCAGCAGTAAGAAAACGTTTTCGCGAGGTTGAACAGCTCGTTTCCTGGCTGCTAGAATACGCGCCGTCGCGCCTGACTGGAACCGGTGCTTGTGTGTTTGCTGAATTCGACACTGAGTCCGCTGCCCGCCAGGTGCTTGAGCTGGCCCCGAACTGGTTGCGGGGATTTGTAGCGCGAGGCGTTAACGTCTCACCGCTGCATCGCAACCTTTCAGGGCAGTAA
- the lolB gene encoding lipoprotein insertase outer membrane protein LolB — protein MYVRKPRLMRLLPLAGLLLAACTANKPQGPGQSVTSPQWQQHQQSVEKITQYQTRGAFAYLSDKQKVYARFNWQQTAPDRYRLLLTNPLGSTELQLDAQGSVVQLVDSNGKRYVSNDAEKMISQLTGMDIPLENLRKWMMGLPGEATDYQLNDQYQLRELNYSRNGQQWKVSWQDYDSKVNPALPASLELREGSQRIKLRMDSWTVK, from the coding sequence GGCAGCCTGTACCGCCAATAAACCGCAGGGTCCTGGTCAAAGTGTTACCTCTCCACAGTGGCAACAACATCAGCAAAGTGTCGAAAAAATCACCCAATACCAGACGCGTGGCGCTTTTGCCTATCTTTCCGATAAGCAAAAAGTTTATGCGCGCTTTAACTGGCAACAAACTGCGCCGGATCGCTACCGTTTACTGTTAACCAACCCGCTAGGCAGCACCGAATTACAGCTGGATGCACAGGGTTCGGTGGTGCAGCTGGTCGATAGCAACGGTAAACGCTATGTCAGCAATGACGCGGAAAAAATGATTTCACAGCTGACCGGCATGGATATTCCGCTGGAAAATCTGCGCAAATGGATGATGGGTCTGCCGGGCGAAGCGACCGATTATCAGCTGAACGATCAGTATCAGCTGCGCGAGCTGAACTACAGCCGCAACGGTCAGCAGTGGAAAGTCAGCTGGCAGGATTACGACAGCAAAGTTAATCCGGCGCTGCCCGCCAGTCTCGAACTGCGCGAAGGTTCGCAGCGCATTAAACTGCGTATGGATAGCTGGACCGTAAAATAA